From the genome of Oikeobacillus pervagus, one region includes:
- a CDS encoding XapX domain-containing protein produces the protein MKEVFLSLLCGFTVGVIFAIFRLPIPAPPALAGIAGIIGIYLGFKIITWLSPLFQSFFR, from the coding sequence GTGAAAGAAGTCTTCTTATCCTTACTTTGTGGTTTTACTGTAGGAGTTATTTTCGCCATTTTTCGACTACCCATTCCGGCCCCACCAGCACTTGCCGGAATAGCAGGGATTATTGGAATTTATCTTGGATTCAAGATCATCACATGGCTTTCTCCATTATTTCAATCTTTTTTTCGTTGA
- the argS gene encoding arginine--tRNA ligase yields the protein MVNITEQVQEELKAEIKAAVIKANLAKEEEIPAVILETPKEKAHGDYSTNMAMQLARIAKKAPRMIAEEIITHFDSTKASIEKIEIAGPGFINFYMNNQYLTALIPTILKSGDHYGESTVGNGEKVQVEFVSANPTGDLHLGHARGAAVGDSLCNILEKAGYDVTREYYTNDAGNQIHNLALSVEARYFQALGKEKEMPQDGYHGADIIQIGKDLAKEHGEKLAQMDEKERYNFCRQFGLKYEMEKLKRDLANFRVNFDVWFSETSLYQNGKIDEALHTLRENGHIYEKDGAVWFRSTTFGDDKDRVLIKSDGSYTYLTPDIAYHKDKFDRGHQKVINIWGADHHGYIPRMKAAIEALGYNRDALEVEIIQLVHLYKNGEKMKMSKRTGKAVTMRDLIEEVGLDAVRYFFAMRSADTHMDFDLDLAVSQSNENPVYYAQYAHARISSILRQGEDHGFTLESNADLSLLGAEKEIDLLKKLGEFPQVISDAAGKRTPHRVVTYIQELASTFHSFYNAEKVLNTENEALSKARLALVKAVQMTLKNALNTIGVSAPEKM from the coding sequence TTGGTAAACATTACGGAACAAGTACAAGAAGAGCTAAAGGCTGAAATCAAAGCGGCCGTTATAAAAGCAAACTTAGCGAAAGAGGAAGAAATCCCGGCAGTTATTTTAGAAACACCGAAGGAAAAGGCACATGGTGATTACTCTACCAATATGGCCATGCAACTTGCACGAATTGCTAAGAAAGCACCGAGAATGATTGCAGAAGAAATCATCACACACTTCGACTCAACGAAAGCTTCTATTGAAAAAATTGAAATTGCTGGACCAGGTTTTATTAATTTTTATATGAACAATCAATACTTAACGGCTTTAATCCCGACGATTTTAAAATCTGGGGATCATTACGGCGAGTCAACTGTTGGGAATGGTGAGAAGGTTCAAGTTGAATTCGTATCAGCCAACCCAACAGGGGATCTTCATCTTGGTCATGCTCGCGGGGCTGCTGTAGGGGATTCCTTATGTAATATTTTAGAAAAAGCAGGATATGATGTAACCCGTGAATATTATACAAATGATGCTGGAAATCAAATCCACAATTTAGCCTTATCGGTTGAAGCACGTTATTTTCAAGCATTAGGAAAAGAAAAAGAAATGCCACAAGACGGATATCATGGAGCAGACATCATTCAAATTGGAAAAGATCTAGCGAAAGAGCATGGAGAGAAACTTGCCCAAATGGATGAGAAAGAACGGTACAATTTCTGTCGTCAATTCGGTTTAAAATATGAGATGGAAAAATTAAAAAGGGATTTAGCCAATTTCCGTGTGAACTTTGATGTATGGTTTTCTGAAACTTCCTTATATCAAAATGGAAAAATTGATGAAGCATTACATACACTTCGGGAAAATGGCCATATTTATGAAAAGGATGGCGCCGTTTGGTTCCGTTCGACCACATTTGGGGATGATAAAGATCGTGTATTAATTAAAAGCGATGGATCGTATACGTATTTAACACCAGATATTGCTTATCATAAAGATAAATTTGATCGTGGACATCAAAAGGTGATTAATATTTGGGGAGCCGACCATCATGGATATATTCCGAGAATGAAGGCAGCCATTGAAGCGCTTGGATATAACCGCGATGCCTTGGAAGTTGAAATTATTCAACTTGTCCATTTGTATAAAAATGGCGAAAAAATGAAGATGAGTAAAAGAACTGGGAAGGCCGTCACAATGCGTGATCTGATTGAAGAAGTTGGCTTAGATGCCGTCCGTTATTTCTTTGCGATGAGAAGTGCTGATACTCATATGGACTTTGATCTTGACTTGGCTGTTTCACAATCAAATGAAAACCCTGTTTATTATGCACAATATGCTCATGCACGAATTTCTAGTATTTTACGTCAAGGTGAAGATCATGGATTTACATTAGAATCTAATGCGGATTTATCATTACTTGGGGCGGAAAAGGAAATCGATTTGCTGAAGAAATTAGGGGAATTCCCGCAAGTCATTTCAGACGCAGCTGGGAAGCGTACTCCACATAGAGTGGTGACATACATTCAAGAATTAGCTTCTACTTTCCACAGCTTCTACAATGCTGAGAAAGTATTAAATACAGAAAATGAAGCTCTTTCCAAAGCGCGTCTTGCATTGGTGAAAGCTGTGCAAATGACATTGAAAAACGCTTTAAATACAATCGGTGTTTCTGCTCCAGAAAAAATGTAA
- a CDS encoding DUF1934 domain-containing protein: MAEPAKKTPVKIHLKTTIEQEDEKETIELALFGQYYQKGNNSYLKYEEVHEEGTVQTIVKMSEQQALILRNGAIKMRLPFQLEGTLNGSHESPFGTLLLTTRTNELAHHTYTDIPINGEFQISYQLMMQEQIAGNYTMSIQYKEEENSW; the protein is encoded by the coding sequence TTGGCAGAACCCGCTAAAAAGACGCCTGTCAAAATTCACTTAAAGACAACAATAGAGCAGGAAGATGAGAAGGAAACTATTGAACTCGCTCTATTTGGTCAATACTATCAAAAGGGAAATAATTCTTATTTAAAATATGAAGAAGTACATGAAGAAGGTACTGTTCAAACGATTGTGAAAATGTCTGAGCAACAAGCACTTATTTTGCGAAATGGTGCGATTAAAATGAGGCTACCTTTTCAGTTAGAGGGAACGTTAAATGGTTCTCATGAAAGCCCATTTGGGACATTACTTCTAACAACAAGGACAAACGAATTGGCCCATCATACATATACAGACATTCCTATAAATGGTGAATTTCAAATCTCTTATCAGTTGATGATGCAAGAACAAATAGCAGGGAATTATACTATGAGCATTCAATATAAGGAGGAGGAAAACAGTTGGTAA
- the speB gene encoding agmatinase: MRFDEAYSGKVFIGSCPNYGESEVVLYGMPMDWTVSYRPGSRFGPGRIREVSIGLEEYSPYLDRELKEIKYFDAGDIPLPFGNAQRSLDMIEAFVDKLLNDGKFPLGMGGEHLVSWPVMKSVYKKYPDLAVIHMDAHTDLRTEYEGEPLSHSTPIRKVAELIGPENVYSFGIRSGMKEEFQWAKENGMHISKFEVLEPLKEILPKLMNRPVYVTIDIDVLDPAHAPGTGTVDAGGITSKELLASIHEIARSEVQVIGADLVEVAPVYDASEQTANTASKLIREMLLGWVK; the protein is encoded by the coding sequence ATGCGCTTTGATGAAGCTTATTCAGGTAAAGTATTTATTGGTAGTTGTCCAAATTATGGAGAGAGTGAAGTAGTACTTTATGGAATGCCGATGGACTGGACAGTCAGTTATCGCCCTGGTTCTCGTTTTGGTCCCGGTCGTATTCGTGAAGTATCGATTGGTTTAGAGGAATATAGTCCTTATTTGGACCGTGAACTCAAGGAGATCAAGTATTTCGATGCGGGAGATATTCCTCTCCCATTTGGAAACGCACAGCGCAGTTTAGATATGATTGAAGCTTTTGTGGATAAGCTGTTAAACGATGGGAAATTTCCGCTAGGTATGGGGGGAGAGCATCTTGTTTCATGGCCGGTGATGAAATCTGTCTATAAAAAATACCCTGATCTAGCGGTTATTCATATGGATGCGCATACAGATTTACGGACGGAATATGAAGGAGAGCCGCTTTCCCATTCCACACCTATTCGAAAAGTGGCCGAATTAATCGGGCCAGAAAATGTTTATTCATTTGGGATTCGCTCCGGGATGAAAGAAGAATTCCAATGGGCAAAGGAAAACGGCATGCATATTTCTAAATTTGAAGTACTGGAACCATTAAAGGAAATACTGCCAAAATTGATGAATCGTCCAGTATACGTGACGATTGATATCGATGTGCTTGACCCTGCCCATGCACCTGGCACAGGGACGGTTGATGCAGGGGGAATTACTTCTAAGGAATTACTTGCCTCCATCCATGAAATTGCCAGATCAGAAGTACAAGTCATTGGAGCTGATTTAGTGGAAGTGGCTCCTGTCTACGATGCCTCTGAACAAACCGCTAATACAGCGAGCAAGCTCATTCGTGAAATGCTTCTCGGTTGGGTAAAATAA
- the speE gene encoding spermidine synthase — MGGLWFTEKQTENFGITMKIKKTLHTEQTDFQYLEMVETEEWGNMLLLDGMVMTSVKDEFVYHEMVAHVPLFTHPHPENVLVVGGGDGGVIREVLKHPSVKKATLVDIDGKVIEYSKKFLPEIVCGLDDDRVEVRVDDGFMHIAKSENEYDVILVDSTEPVGPAVNLFTKGFYAGIAKALKEDGIFVAQTDNPWFKADLIREVQRDVKEIFPITRLYVANIPTYPSGLWTFTIGSKKYDPLQVRDERFHEIETKYYTKELHKAAFVLPKFVKDLTE, encoded by the coding sequence ATGGGTGGACTTTGGTTTACAGAAAAACAAACAGAAAACTTCGGTATTACGATGAAGATCAAAAAGACTTTACATACAGAACAAACAGATTTTCAATACCTTGAAATGGTTGAAACAGAAGAGTGGGGAAATATGTTGCTACTTGATGGCATGGTGATGACTTCTGTTAAAGACGAATTCGTTTATCATGAAATGGTGGCACATGTTCCATTATTCACACATCCTCATCCAGAAAACGTTCTAGTCGTTGGAGGGGGCGATGGTGGTGTTATTCGTGAAGTTTTAAAACACCCAAGTGTGAAAAAAGCGACATTAGTGGATATCGATGGAAAGGTTATTGAGTACTCTAAAAAATTTCTACCTGAAATTGTTTGTGGATTAGACGACGACCGTGTCGAAGTACGTGTAGATGATGGCTTTATGCATATTGCCAAAAGTGAAAATGAATATGATGTAATTTTAGTTGATTCTACAGAACCAGTAGGACCAGCTGTTAATCTATTTACAAAAGGTTTTTATGCTGGGATTGCGAAAGCTTTGAAAGAGGATGGGATTTTTGTTGCCCAGACGGATAACCCTTGGTTTAAAGCGGATCTTATTCGTGAAGTGCAACGTGATGTGAAAGAAATTTTCCCAATCACACGCCTTTACGTAGCAAATATTCCAACATACCCAAGTGGACTTTGGACATTTACAATAGGATCCAAAAAATATGATCCATTACAAGTTCGCGATGAACGCTTTCATGAGATTGAAACAAAATACTACACGAAAGAACTTCATAAAGCAGCTTTTGTGTTGCCGAAATTCGTAAAAGACTTAACAGAATAG
- a CDS encoding transglycosylase domain-containing protein, translated as MEIITNSRFNRAMKYLRALIIIFFSILLLCLAGILGLFIYAKILGPPPLAVPQSTLYFSNDGHLIGESNSGEKRYWVDIEDISPHIIHATVAIEDRKFYDHFGLDLKRIAGAVVADVKAMAKVQGASTITQQYARNLFLSHEKSWNRKLSEAFYAIRIEMNYTKEQILEGYLNTIYYGHGAYGVQAASQFYFGKDAKNLTLAEASMLAGIPKGPSLYSPVVSTEKAKQRQAIILQEMEELGKIHHEQLVAAKNEKLKIIGEYSQQQLSVAPYFQDVVKNLLKTKLNIDDRTIDLGGLRVYTTLNTKQQKIAEKAVQETISPDSEIQLGFVAMNPKNHYVTALVGGRDYEESPYNRAVQAIRQPGSTMKPILYYAALEKGFTPATTMRSEPTTFTFNKGKDQYQPHNFNNKYANDEVTMAQALAVSDNIYAVKTHLFLNEQTLVDTAKKFGITTDLKKVPSLALGTSGAKVIEMVNAYSLFANGGKASEPVFIKRVENYDGEVIYENKSTEEQQLKPDLTFVMSHMMTGMFDPKLSGYASVTGATISNQLTRPYAGKSGSTKADHWMIGFTPQLVSGIWTGYDNGSEITLTADKKYAKKIWAKFMEESLATKPIKKFKPPKGVKAVSINPTNGKLATPQCPVSRITYFSKGTEPTEYCTDHLDQPKKKQKPKKKKEEENEKNWLQRLLGR; from the coding sequence ATGGAAATCATTACGAATTCTAGGTTCAACCGAGCAATGAAATACTTACGTGCTCTCATCATTATATTCTTCAGTATCCTTTTATTATGTTTAGCAGGGATCCTTGGATTATTCATTTACGCAAAAATACTGGGCCCCCCACCTCTTGCTGTCCCACAATCTACCCTCTACTTTTCCAACGATGGTCATTTAATTGGGGAGAGTAATAGCGGGGAAAAAAGATATTGGGTCGATATCGAGGATATTTCACCCCATATTATTCATGCTACCGTTGCCATTGAGGATCGCAAGTTTTACGATCATTTTGGCCTAGACTTAAAAAGAATCGCCGGGGCCGTTGTTGCTGATGTTAAAGCAATGGCAAAGGTTCAAGGTGCTAGTACGATTACACAACAATATGCTAGAAACCTCTTTCTTTCCCATGAAAAGTCTTGGAATCGAAAGCTTTCTGAAGCATTCTATGCTATTCGCATTGAGATGAACTATACAAAGGAACAGATCTTAGAAGGTTACTTAAATACCATTTATTACGGACATGGTGCATACGGAGTACAGGCAGCTAGCCAGTTTTATTTTGGTAAAGATGCAAAAAATTTAACATTGGCCGAAGCTTCTATGTTAGCCGGGATTCCAAAGGGGCCTAGTCTATATTCTCCAGTCGTCTCTACAGAAAAAGCAAAGCAGAGGCAAGCAATCATCCTTCAGGAAATGGAGGAGTTAGGCAAAATCCATCATGAGCAGCTTGTAGCAGCTAAAAATGAAAAGCTAAAAATAATTGGCGAGTATTCTCAACAACAATTAAGTGTTGCACCTTATTTCCAGGATGTCGTGAAAAATTTATTAAAGACAAAATTAAATATCGATGACCGAACCATCGATTTAGGTGGCCTACGAGTCTATACAACATTAAATACGAAACAGCAGAAAATTGCCGAAAAGGCCGTCCAAGAAACAATTTCACCTGATTCCGAAATCCAGTTGGGCTTTGTAGCGATGAATCCAAAAAACCATTACGTAACCGCACTTGTAGGGGGACGAGATTATGAGGAAAGCCCCTATAATCGAGCGGTCCAAGCGATTAGACAGCCCGGTTCAACCATGAAGCCAATCCTCTATTATGCAGCATTGGAAAAAGGGTTTACACCGGCTACAACGATGAGAAGTGAACCGACGACCTTTACCTTTAACAAAGGAAAAGATCAATATCAACCACATAATTTCAACAATAAATATGCGAATGATGAGGTCACAATGGCACAAGCACTAGCTGTTTCCGATAATATTTATGCTGTCAAAACCCATCTTTTTCTCAATGAGCAAACATTGGTCGATACTGCGAAAAAGTTTGGAATTACGACTGATTTAAAAAAGGTGCCTTCTCTTGCTCTTGGAACTTCAGGAGCAAAAGTAATAGAGATGGTGAATGCCTATAGTCTTTTTGCAAATGGTGGAAAAGCCAGTGAACCGGTATTTATTAAACGTGTGGAAAATTACGATGGGGAAGTCATCTATGAGAACAAATCAACAGAAGAGCAACAATTAAAGCCTGATTTAACGTTCGTCATGTCCCATATGATGACAGGGATGTTCGATCCAAAACTAAGTGGGTATGCGAGTGTAACTGGTGCGACGATCTCCAATCAATTAACAAGACCTTACGCTGGAAAATCTGGGTCTACTAAAGCAGATCATTGGATGATTGGTTTTACCCCCCAACTTGTATCGGGTATTTGGACGGGATATGACAACGGAAGTGAGATCACCCTAACCGCTGATAAAAAATATGCGAAAAAGATTTGGGCAAAATTTATGGAGGAATCCCTAGCGACGAAGCCGATTAAGAAATTCAAGCCTCCTAAAGGGGTGAAAGCCGTATCCATTAATCCAACAAACGGAAAACTCGCTACGCCCCAATGCCCTGTCTCACGTATCACGTATTTTTCAAAAGGGACAGAGCCGACAGAATATTGCACCGATCACCTCGACCAACCGAAGAAAAAACAAAAACCTAAGAAGAAAAAAGAAGAAGAAAATGAAAAAAATTGGCTACAACGCCTCCTCGGAAGGTAA
- a CDS encoding YwhD family protein, with protein sequence MDFNIIKNDPTDGHRGFGKGSLSLENVSPVFVDIEEGEAFVDIGAMHARSTVEKGIKFLPNKEEVKGGKPYWLVWVTIDRNEEGPYYYGVTACEMTVNREIRRGYKSLPEHVNRMDKSMKGHIIVDHMDEKSKKVLGEFLKNHDENIWRHSSEELKSSLA encoded by the coding sequence ATGGACTTTAATATTATTAAAAATGACCCAACGGACGGTCATCGTGGTTTTGGAAAAGGGAGTTTAAGCTTAGAAAATGTATCTCCTGTATTTGTGGATATTGAAGAGGGAGAAGCATTTGTCGATATTGGAGCTATGCATGCTCGGAGTACAGTGGAAAAGGGGATTAAATTTTTACCTAATAAAGAAGAAGTAAAAGGGGGAAAACCATACTGGTTAGTGTGGGTAACCATTGATCGAAATGAGGAAGGCCCCTATTATTATGGCGTAACAGCTTGCGAAATGACGGTAAACCGTGAGATCCGAAGAGGGTATAAATCCCTTCCAGAGCATGTAAACCGAATGGATAAATCGATGAAAGGGCATATTATTGTTGACCATATGGATGAGAAATCAAAGAAAGTATTGGGAGAATTCTTGAAAAATCATGATGAAAATATATGGAGACATTCAAGCGAGGAGTTAAAAAGTAGTTTAGCATAG
- a CDS encoding site-2 protease family protein, which translates to MERFFAFSLEELPFVIITLLVAFTVHEFSHAFVAYKFGDPTAKNQGRLTLNPVHHLDPFGALFILLTGFGWARPVPVNRKFFKKPRLAGVLVSLAGPLSNLVIAVISYAIMFLFISSGMNNAPMFLIDLLNMMVWLNVVLFVFNLLPLPPLDGYRIIEDLAPVHIRVKMSQWEQYGVLIFLIIVITPLYRVTIQPIFSIVIPAILKGFNSMFIQLFTLFS; encoded by the coding sequence TTGGAGAGATTTTTTGCGTTTTCATTAGAGGAATTACCTTTTGTCATCATTACTTTATTAGTTGCCTTTACGGTTCATGAATTTTCCCATGCATTTGTTGCTTATAAATTTGGAGATCCGACAGCGAAGAATCAGGGAAGATTAACATTGAACCCTGTCCATCATTTAGACCCGTTCGGAGCTTTATTTATATTATTAACAGGATTTGGGTGGGCGCGACCTGTGCCAGTCAATCGAAAGTTTTTTAAAAAACCACGCCTTGCAGGAGTACTTGTCTCCTTAGCTGGTCCTTTAAGTAATTTAGTCATCGCTGTGATTTCTTATGCGATTATGTTTCTTTTCATCTCTAGTGGGATGAACAATGCCCCGATGTTTTTGATTGATTTACTGAATATGATGGTGTGGCTTAATGTCGTATTATTTGTTTTTAATCTTTTGCCACTGCCACCACTGGATGGTTATCGGATCATCGAGGATTTAGCTCCTGTACATATAAGAGTCAAGATGAGTCAATGGGAACAATATGGTGTATTAATTTTCCTCATTATTGTGATCACCCCGCTATACCGAGTTACCATTCAGCCAATTTTTAGCATTGTGATTCCAGCTATTTTAAAAGGCTTTAATTCTATGTTTATTCAGCTATTTACATTATTTTCATAA
- a CDS encoding 2-hydroxymuconate tautomerase, with protein MPYVTVKMLEGRTEDQKRALVEKVTDAVSETTGASKEKVTVFIEEMSKNHYAVAGKRLSDQE; from the coding sequence ATGCCATACGTAACGGTTAAAATGCTTGAAGGACGAACAGAAGATCAAAAAAGAGCATTAGTAGAAAAAGTAACAGATGCCGTAAGTGAAACAACTGGTGCATCCAAAGAAAAAGTCACTGTTTTTATTGAAGAGATGTCGAAAAACCACTATGCCGTGGCAGGAAAACGTTTAAGCGATCAAGAGTAG
- a CDS encoding YwgA family protein: MLKEHAKLMSTFAACGEIVGRKKLQKMIYIAKQLTFPFQEKFQFHFYGPYSEELTLKVEELTNLGFIDEVREKKGGYYQYRYTVSDEGTHFLERYQVEIPYLEECVLDMNEQNARFLELVSTVLYFSHLERQEVAEKIFTLKSKQRYTEEEIEDAYKYIEKLTKIAKPN, translated from the coding sequence TTGTTGAAAGAACATGCAAAATTGATGAGTACCTTTGCTGCTTGTGGTGAAATTGTTGGACGAAAAAAATTACAAAAGATGATTTATATTGCGAAACAACTCACTTTTCCCTTCCAAGAAAAATTCCAATTTCACTTTTATGGTCCTTATTCCGAGGAATTAACTTTAAAAGTAGAAGAATTAACAAATCTAGGATTTATCGATGAAGTAAGGGAGAAGAAGGGTGGCTATTATCAGTATCGCTACACAGTTTCCGATGAAGGAACCCATTTCTTGGAACGCTACCAAGTGGAGATTCCTTATTTAGAAGAATGTGTACTTGATATGAATGAACAAAATGCTCGCTTTCTTGAACTAGTATCGACTGTCCTTTACTTTTCTCATTTAGAACGACAAGAAGTGGCAGAGAAAATTTTCACTTTAAAAAGCAAACAGCGATACACAGAAGAAGAAATTGAAGACGCCTATAAATATATAGAAAAATTAACAAAAATAGCTAAGCCGAATTAA
- a CDS encoding HD domain-containing protein produces the protein MEYSKSKLSEEKVFKDPVHRYVHVRDRVIWDLIGTKEFQRLRRIRQLGTSFLTFHGAEHSRFNHSLGVYEIVRRIVDDVFPGRPGWDKEERLLSLCAALLHDLGHGPFSHSFEKVFHLDHENFTREIILGDTEVHAVLARVSADFPKKVSEVIAKTYDNTLVISLISSQIDADRMDYLQRDAYFTGVSYGHFDMERLLRVMRPREEQVVFKYSGMHAVEDYIMSRYQMYWQVYFHPVTRSAEVILTKILHRAKELHRNHYSFKHEPLHFYSLFQDQVTLEDYLKLDEAIILYYFQMWQEEEDAILKDLCHRFVNRHLFKYVEFDPAKEYRKHSELEKLFKEAGIDPDYYLVVDSSSDLPYDFYRPGEEEERLPIYLLMKNDELRELSRESDIVDAISGKRRTDHKLYFPADFIQDDSSEPAIKRQIRRILEI, from the coding sequence ATGGAATATTCCAAAAGTAAATTAAGTGAGGAAAAAGTTTTCAAAGACCCTGTTCATCGTTATGTTCATGTTAGAGATCGCGTGATTTGGGATTTAATTGGAACGAAGGAATTCCAACGATTGCGTCGAATTCGACAATTAGGAACATCGTTTTTAACTTTCCATGGGGCGGAACATAGTCGCTTTAATCATTCTTTGGGAGTGTACGAAATTGTTCGCCGTATTGTAGATGATGTGTTTCCTGGACGACCAGGATGGGATAAAGAAGAGCGATTATTATCATTATGTGCTGCTCTTCTACATGATTTAGGACATGGTCCATTTTCTCATTCGTTTGAAAAGGTATTTCATTTAGACCATGAAAACTTCACAAGAGAAATTATATTAGGGGATACAGAAGTTCATGCTGTTCTTGCGCGAGTTTCAGCTGATTTTCCTAAAAAAGTATCAGAAGTCATTGCAAAAACATACGATAATACCTTAGTCATCAGTCTCATTTCAAGTCAAATTGATGCCGATCGGATGGATTATTTACAACGTGATGCCTATTTCACGGGGGTTAGCTATGGGCATTTTGATATGGAAAGGCTCCTGCGAGTGATGAGGCCACGCGAAGAGCAAGTTGTGTTTAAATATAGTGGAATGCATGCGGTTGAGGACTACATAATGAGCCGCTATCAAATGTATTGGCAAGTATACTTCCATCCTGTAACGAGAAGTGCGGAAGTGATTTTAACGAAAATTTTACATCGAGCGAAAGAATTGCACCGCAATCACTACTCTTTCAAACATGAACCCCTGCATTTTTATTCTTTATTTCAGGATCAGGTAACATTAGAAGACTATTTAAAATTAGATGAAGCGATTATTCTCTACTATTTCCAAATGTGGCAAGAGGAAGAGGACGCTATTTTAAAAGACTTATGTCACCGATTTGTGAATCGACATTTATTTAAGTATGTTGAATTTGACCCTGCAAAAGAATACCGCAAACATAGTGAACTTGAAAAATTATTTAAAGAAGCAGGGATTGACCCGGATTATTATCTAGTTGTGGATTCCTCATCGGATTTACCATACGATTTTTACCGACCTGGTGAAGAAGAGGAACGTTTGCCTATTTACTTATTAATGAAAAATGATGAACTGCGTGAGTTGTCGAGGGAGTCAGATATAGTCGATGCTATTTCCGGAAAAAGAAGAACCGATCATAAACTGTATTTCCCTGCTGATTTCATTCAAGATGACTCATCGGAACCGGCGATTAAACGTCAAATTCGTCGTATATTAGAAATTTAG
- a CDS encoding DUF4179 domain-containing protein, whose protein sequence is MEKKDFNLEEKDIYKLLNGIKMDESEWEGVEMEISPLQKKRIKNNLKRRINASKKRKRVKYASGAAAIGLAAMIGIGAISPTFAENIPVIGSVLQALNGDKGDYAKYSQILDQGVTDNGLTLMINEVVADESKLMIGYTIKSDQKFDDEMVGGLTHGDIKINGKSFWASGGGTGKLKNSYTYVGSDEFDISSLDVADKFNVSLNVRELAGVKGKWKFAFDVSKNEISQKTVVFKPNQKVKFPKSAINIDKVVFSPIGSYIYLSGKYRGDKAGAHGIFEYSDWFAFDDKGNELTQVAIGAGSADRKSFHSQMEYSRVKEIPKSLTIIPVDIAPSGGGGVDEDGNEYSYKGKEPNEVRKPLDRHFPMELQQGKLGKITIKEMITENNQTKVIYTVEGRLPTYQANSLTFEDEHGNVVENEVMPGNSKNEFIQVLPALDAHKRYQAVTHDFSHMKINEDLIFTIKLK, encoded by the coding sequence ATGGAGAAAAAGGATTTTAATTTAGAAGAAAAGGATATTTATAAATTATTAAATGGGATTAAGATGGATGAATCGGAATGGGAAGGGGTTGAAATGGAAATATCACCACTTCAGAAAAAGAGAATCAAAAACAATTTGAAAAGGAGAATCAATGCGAGTAAAAAACGAAAAAGAGTGAAATATGCCTCAGGGGCGGCAGCTATAGGGCTTGCGGCGATGATTGGCATTGGGGCGATCTCTCCTACTTTTGCAGAAAATATCCCTGTGATCGGTTCTGTTCTTCAAGCTTTAAACGGTGATAAAGGCGATTACGCCAAATATTCTCAAATACTCGACCAAGGTGTCACAGATAATGGTCTAACATTAATGATTAATGAAGTCGTTGCGGATGAATCGAAATTAATGATTGGGTATACCATCAAAAGTGATCAGAAATTCGATGATGAGATGGTGGGGGGGTTAACCCATGGAGATATAAAAATTAACGGAAAGTCATTTTGGGCATCAGGAGGGGGAACAGGTAAACTTAAGAACTCGTACACTTATGTTGGTAGTGATGAATTTGATATTAGTTCATTAGATGTTGCTGATAAATTTAATGTTAGTTTAAATGTACGGGAGCTTGCAGGGGTTAAAGGAAAATGGAAGTTTGCCTTTGATGTATCCAAAAATGAAATTTCTCAAAAAACGGTTGTTTTTAAACCAAATCAAAAAGTTAAATTTCCTAAGAGCGCTATTAATATAGATAAGGTTGTCTTTTCTCCAATTGGTTCGTATATCTATTTGAGTGGTAAATATCGTGGGGACAAAGCGGGGGCTCATGGCATCTTTGAATATAGTGATTGGTTTGCTTTCGATGATAAAGGAAATGAATTAACACAAGTAGCCATTGGTGCCGGTTCCGCTGATCGTAAATCGTTCCATAGTCAAATGGAATATAGCCGAGTAAAAGAAATTCCTAAATCGCTCACCATCATTCCGGTTGATATCGCTCCTTCTGGTGGGGGAGGGGTAGATGAAGATGGAAATGAATATTCGTATAAAGGGAAAGAACCGAATGAAGTGAGAAAACCGTTAGACAGACATTTTCCAATGGAGTTACAGCAAGGGAAACTCGGAAAAATCACGATAAAAGAAATGATTACAGAAAACAACCAAACAAAAGTCATCTACACAGTGGAGGGGAGGCTTCCTACCTATCAAGCAAACTCCCTTACTTTTGAAGATGAACATGGGAATGTGGTTGAAAATGAAGTGATGCCTGGAAACTCAAAAAATGAATTTATTCAAGTTTTACCAGCGTTAGATGCTCATAAAAGATATCAAGCCGTAACTCATGATTTTAGCCATATGAAGATAAATGAGGATCTCATTTTTACGATTAAATTGAAATAA